A window of Fusarium musae strain F31 chromosome 1, whole genome shotgun sequence genomic DNA:
CTTGGCCTATCATTATAATTTATCTGATCCATCTTGCTCTTTCAACTGCAGGAACCAACGGCAACCTGACGTATCGCTCAGAATGGGTACGAAGCCTCAAGCTCTGGAAGCTCTTCACTGGATACTTCCCCATGAAGCTGCACAAGACGCACGAACTACCGACCGATAGGAAATACATCCTCGGGTACCATCCACATGGCATCATTTCCCATGGAGCCTTCGCCGCCTTTGGCACCAATGCTCTCGGGTTTCGCGAACTGTTCCCGGGAATCACCAACACCCTCCTCACCCTCGACTCCAACTTCCGTCTCCCCTTCTACCGCGATTACATCATGCTTCATGGACTCCAGTCAGTCTCTAAGGAATCGATATGGAATCTTCTCTCAAAGGGCGGTCCTAGCAATGATGGTCGAGGCCGCGCTGTTACTATTGTTGTTGGCGGTGCCCGCGAATCGCTCGAGGCCCAACCAGGAAGCCTTCGGTTGATCCTCAAGAGCCGAAAAGGGTTTGTCAAGATGGCACTTCGTACCGGAGCCGATCTAGTTCCTGTTATCGGATTTGGAGAGAACGATCTCTATGATCAGCTGAGCCCTAAGACACACCCCCTTGTACACCGAATCCAGATGATCTTTCTCAAGGTTTTCAAGTTTACCGTGCCGGCTCTCCACGGCCGTGGTGTGCTGAACTATGATGTTGGTCTCATGCCTTATCGTCGACCCGTTAACATTGTTATCGGACGGCCGATCCGGGTTGACAAGGCTCATGGACCTCAACCAGGCCAACAGGACATTGATGAGCTGCATGAACGTTATGTTCAGGAAATTGAGAAGCTGTGGGATGCATACAAGGATCAGTTTGCTGCCGATCGCAAGGCCGAGTTGGAAATCTTCGCCTAGATTTCTCTTATTTGCCGCAGAATGCTTGGGATGCTTATATATTGGTTGCTAGATTGTCAACTATCGTAGTTGTTCTCAAGATACAGACAGGCAGAATGGCGTGGGATTTCGTATTTTGATTGTGTCAAGGGTGGTCCGcatatatgtatatatatactgGTCTTAATTTCGAAGCTTCTATCGTATGCAGCAAACTACCTCCCATTCACTGATTGCATGCATGTACCGCGTATATTGTTCCTTTCCACGCGAGATTCTATTCGATTGACACTATTACACAGGCACGTGACTGCGCGCATGGAAGTGAAGGACCGAGCGCGTGGATCGCGTCATATAGTGTAGCTCCTAACAATTGACATTCACTCTAATTCATCCACCAAACTAGCTGCCTAGTACCTATCAAGACTCCCAAAACCTTTCCGGCGCAATTGATAAGCCGCATCTTCTGTTTGGGATTCAATTTCATCGGCGATGGCTCGTACATCTCAGCGCAAAAAGCAGGCAGTTAGCTACAACGAGGACCCTGACGACCACGAGATGCCCCAGGTGACTAAGGCTGTAGCGGCTGCGACTAAGGTCATTCAGAAAACTAAGGGTGCAGTTACAAAGATAGCAACTGCAAAGGCTGCATCTGTAAAGACAGTAACGAAGCGGAAAGCCTCGCCCGAACCTGAGATAGCCTCCCCAGCTCCAGCGGCAAAGACGACCAAGAAGCGCAAAACAAAGGCCAAGGACGAAGATGCGAAACCCCTGGCAGATAGAACGGACGTATCATCACTTCAACCTACCATGAACATTGGCGCTCACGTCAGTGCCGCAGGAGGTTAGCCTTATACTTTATCTCCTTGGTTGTATCTAGGCTAAACGTTTCCCTCTAGGAGTACAGAATTCCGTCACAAACGCTGTCCACATCGGCGCAAACGCTTTTGCACTTTTCCTCAAATCACAAAGAAAATGGACGAACCCGCCTCTTGACCATGAGGCCAAGAATCAATTCATCTCAATGTGCAAAGAACACAGTTATAGCGCAGGCGAACATGCCCTTCCCCACGGCTCATATCTCGTCAATCTAGCGCAggctgatgaggagaaggcgGACCAAGCATATAAGTCCTTTCTGGATGACCTAGAACGTTGCGAGCAGCTGGGGATTCGCCTGTACAACTTTCATCCTGGATCGACCGGCGGAGATGCTCGGCCAGCAGCCATTGCACGTATTGCCGCGCAGCTTAACAAGTCGCACAGGGCTACCAAGACGGTGATTACTGTCCTGGAAAACATGGCAGGCAGTGGAAATGTCATTGGATCAACCTGGGAGGATTTGAGGGACATCATTGCCCTGGTTGAGGATAAATCTAGAGTTGGTGTTTGCATTGACACCTGCCATGCCTTTGCAGCTGGATATGACCTAAGAACGCCAGAGGCATTCAGTAAGACTGTTAACTCTTTCAACGACATTGTCGGTCACAGATATCTCAAGGCCTTCCACTGCAAGTATTCGATCTATATCTTTCCTTTCTGCGGCAGCTGACATTTTTTTAGTGAACGACAGCAAAGCTCCCTTCAATTCCAATAGAGATCTCCACGCCAACATCGGAACGGGCTTTCTCGGCCTCCGCGCCTTTCACTGCATCATGAACCATGCCCCTTTCGCGGGTATGCCTATGGTACTCGAGACGCCCATTGATCGGCTGGGTGCTGACGGCAAATCtgtcgaggacaagaaggtcTGGGCTAACGAGATCAAGCTCTTGGAGCGCCTTGTGGGCATGGATGCGGAGACTGAGGAGTTCAAGGACCTTGAAATAGAGTTGCAGGCCCAGGGAGAGTCAGAAAGGAACAAGATACAGGATCAGGTTGATCGTAAAATGGccaaggatgccaagaagggGACCAAGAAGGCAGGGAaacggaagaagaaggatgattcTGATGACGAGAGCGAGTAGATAGATGTCTTCAATTGGTTACTGTAGTGTGTAGCGAGTTGCGGCTGATTGAAAGGATTTGGAGCGGACAGTTGGGTGCCATGTAATATCATACAGTCGTCTCTTTTATACTTCACAGGGCTATGGTGGTTATCGCCGTTATCTGGCCTGAAGCATGCTTGGCATGCTTAGGTTTCCTGGTCAAGTTAGCTATAGCGGTCACTCACTGCATACGACAAGATTCATAAAGTGACGAATGACGAGCAACTTCTCATGAACGCAGACATAAACCGATCGGTATTTCTATCGCCAGGCTTATCTAGATCTATAATACTCTCTAAAGGGGTATAACTGCTCACAACCATTTATCTTGCAAAGAGCAAGGACCAACACATGCAGAAAATACTCTGTCAACCAACGCCCCCTCTACCGATATCCAACGCCAGGCCCCGAAGAATGACAACACCAACCACTGGTCACTTCTACTTGCGATTCTTGCCAAAGGCAGCTTCAAGCCTGGTCATGACACTCTTTAGTCCAACACCTCTCTCACAGTTGGCCCCCAACCAAGTTTCCATCCTCTCCCTGACATTCCTCATCGACTTAAGCACAGGCATCTTGCCACCATCCTCGCCCCCAGCGGCTGCAGCAGCCCCGGGGTTTAGTAGAAGCTCGAAACAGTCAGACCAGAGTTCAGTCTGCCAGTATCGCTTGAGGCTCTCACGGATCTTGTAACGTCGACCAGACTTGCCGAGTCCACCTTGGTCACACCGTACAGTCTCGATGTACTTGCCAAAGAGGAGCGTGTGGATTGTGCCAGCGAGGCCGTGGTAGTCAATCTGCCACGTCCATGGGCGGCCCTCTCGCATCTCAGCGCAGTCTTGAGCGCTGGTTTTCCAGTCGGCAATGAACTCAACTTCGGGGACAAAGGCGCGCATATCAATACCGCGACCAAAATCAATAAGCACAACTCCACGCGACGACCACCCACCACTCCCATCAGCCTTCCACTGAGCTGTCAGGAACTCGTCATCAGACAGTGCGTCCAAACGTAGCAGGCAATTATCGGCTTTGAGATCTCCGTGCAGAATACTCTTGGAGTGAAGAGCCTCAACGGTTCGCAGAAGCTCGATAGTAAAAAACATTGCCAGCTGCTCATCCATGACGGCAGAAGGTTCAGCTCGGAAGAAGTTGACGACATCTAAAAGGGTGCCATGGGGATGGTAaggcaagaaaagaaacgcTTCATCTTGGAAGAGGTGCATCTCATGCGCGTAAGACAGGGAGGCAGAAGCACGATGCTGAGGGCCCAGGCGAGTGTGAGCCAGACGCATCATATGAAACTCCCATGGTGTAGGTGGGTTCTCCATTTTTAAAGCCTCGATGTCACTGCGATGGCTAACGGCGAAAGCGCCCTTGCCCATGGTAGGTATTGCGTTCTCATCgttctcatcagcttctggAGCCGATTTCTCAACAAGGTAAACAGGTGCGAATGCTCCAGCACCAAGTTCTTTCTTGATTTTGTAGGTCGAAGGAGTGCCAGGGAGCTCAATCACTACAGGAGCAGCAACAGGTCCCGTTTTATTATCGCCTGACTTGTTTGCCTTAGCCAGGGCCTTGGCAAACTTGCGGATCTCAGCCCCTCGTTCATATTTCTCATGTCGATGGTCATAGAAGCCAGAATACGAGCTCAATGGGGGTAGCATCCTAGCGATGATCTCAGAACGAACTGATCCATCCACAGGGTTACACTGAGCATCCTTGATAATGGGGCCCTTTGGAGCAAGAGGCTTAGGAGGGATTGCTTTGCCCAAAGGCCCAATGGACTTTGGAGCAAGAGGCGCGGACATCTTGGGGGGTGGAATAGGATCATGGACCATCTCTCGAAGAGGGCTGCTTAGAGGTTCTGAATCTGAACTCccctcgtcctcttcgtcaataGTTGGAGAATTATCCTTCTTAGAAGGTGTCTTGTATCCACGGCGCTCCATAGTCACATCCAGAGACACTTCAGTCCTCTCGGTGATGGGAGTCATAAAGGGTAGTCGGTTATTGGCCACCTCGGCCGGATCCCTAAATGGCCGAGTTGGGGGCTCGTAGTCTTCAGGCGGGATAGGAACAAATGTTGTACGAGCTGTAGAAGGGAAATCTTCAAACACTGGAGTTTCAAGCTCCTCGGCCTCGTTGttttgctcttcttcggtTCCCATTTGTTGATCAGTGTTATGGAAAGCTTCAGGTGACTCCTGATCAGGTCCTGGGGCACCTGTATCGACCAAATCGGATCCTTGTGTCTCATTTCGTTCGGTGCCTTCgtcaccatcatcttctccatcaatATGAGGAATGTGTCTTCGAGTTGAAAAGTCGGACCATTCACTAACACTCTTG
This region includes:
- a CDS encoding hypothetical protein (BUSCO:EOG09261G92) encodes the protein MSNTVVDSDVPLINGAHPSNTIEKVTTIPNPENEHPAEPSQLQNGDTVEARDSEHPQLPDRDFESSISTSNADFDDLMLSTDGAPDGKLNGGAPSGTRNGAGKSYAAAVAEADERRGKAEDPNNGEKNYADVVADRDVDNTSRHDQWSYPELPITAHPKSIKTGSWRAGGIRFAPLRVPMRRRLQTAAVLFHCMSIATFVSAFWLICANPLAWPIIIIYLIHLALSTAGTNGNLTYRSEWVRSLKLWKLFTGYFPMKLHKTHELPTDRKYILGYHPHGIISHGAFAAFGTNALGFRELFPGITNTLLTLDSNFRLPFYRDYIMLHGLQSVSKESIWNLLSKGGPSNDGRGRAVTIVVGGARESLEAQPGSLRLILKSRKGFVKMALRTGADLVPVIGFGENDLYDQLSPKTHPLVHRIQMIFLKVFKFTVPALHGRGVLNYDVGLMPYRRPVNIVIGRPIRVDKAHGPQPGQQDIDELHERYVQEIEKLWDAYKDQFAADRKAELEIFA
- a CDS encoding hypothetical protein (EggNog:ENOG41~BUSCO:EOG09262XMN) yields the protein MARTSQRKKQAVSYNEDPDDHEMPQVTKAVAAATKVIQKTKGAVTKIATAKAASVKTVTKRKASPEPEIASPAPAAKTTKKRKTKAKDEDAKPLADRTDVSSLQPTMNIGAHVSAAGGVQNSVTNAVHIGANAFALFLKSQRKWTNPPLDHEAKNQFISMCKEHSYSAGEHALPHGSYLVNLAQADEEKADQAYKSFLDDLERCEQLGIRLYNFHPGSTGGDARPAAIARIAAQLNKSHRATKTVITVLENMAGSGNVIGSTWEDLRDIIALVEDKSRVGVCIDTCHAFAAGYDLRTPEAFMNDSKAPFNSNRDLHANIGTGFLGLRAFHCIMNHAPFAGMPMVLETPIDRLGADGKSVEDKKVWANEIKLLERLVGMDAETEEFKDLEIELQAQGESERNKIQDQVDRKMAKDAKKGTKKAGKRKKKDDSDDESE